From the genome of Streptomyces sp. NBC_01317, one region includes:
- a CDS encoding FAD/NAD(P)-binding protein, whose translation MPVSSEPTRTPALARLSRSVVVVGAGPRGTGFLERFAANAPALYDGRPLDIHLIDPFPPGGGRIWRRAQSPLLWMNSMAEDVTMFTDDTVQLGGPVTEGPALHQWARDVREGRAGLSEETARADPGLRAEIVALSGQAFPSRRVQSAYLSWVYERTVAALPPGVTLHRHPARALRVSGPRGGRQRVWLEDRTEPLLADLVVLTLGHLDAEPEPEHVELAGFARRHGLTHVPPDFTADSDLSALPAGEPVIVRGFGLAFVDLMVLLTEGRGGRYSVAPGTPGEGVGEELVYHPSGREPVLYVGSRRGVPYHSKIGYGLTGDRPPLPRFLGPEQIDELLRGPRPLDFRRDVRPLVDKELGFAHYHRLFTAHPERTRMAWTDFEEKYAAAGPGSPELDALTAAAVPDPADRLDLGLLDRPLTGVSFASPEALQDGLRAYITADLTRRHDPAHSADLAVFLGLLSVYGQLTRLGDLGDMGGQWHGFFSYLASGPPGPRLRQLLALSRAGIVRFLGADTTVEADERNGLFRAGSPSVPGHDVEARALVEARLPDPSPERTRSPLLRALYEEGAAATSAGLVRVDPDDGRLVESDGRPHPRRFALGPYTTARSSGAFTRPRTGGPAFRQNDDVARAVLTFLRDPADHQDPGGEVRTDRPRVVSDS comes from the coding sequence ATGCCTGTGTCCTCGGAGCCCACCCGTACCCCCGCCCTTGCGCGCCTCTCCCGGTCCGTCGTCGTGGTCGGCGCGGGCCCGCGCGGCACGGGATTCCTGGAACGGTTCGCCGCCAACGCGCCCGCGCTGTACGACGGCCGGCCCCTCGACATCCACCTGATCGACCCGTTTCCACCGGGTGGTGGCCGGATATGGCGCCGCGCGCAGTCGCCGCTCCTCTGGATGAACTCGATGGCCGAGGACGTCACGATGTTCACCGACGACACGGTGCAGCTGGGCGGTCCCGTCACCGAGGGGCCCGCGCTCCACCAGTGGGCCCGGGACGTCCGGGAGGGCAGGGCGGGCCTCTCCGAGGAGACCGCGCGCGCCGACCCGGGACTGCGCGCCGAGATAGTCGCCCTGAGCGGCCAGGCCTTTCCCAGCAGACGGGTGCAGAGCGCCTATCTGAGCTGGGTGTACGAGCGGACGGTGGCGGCCCTGCCGCCCGGCGTCACCCTGCACCGGCACCCGGCCCGCGCCCTGCGGGTGAGCGGGCCGCGCGGCGGGAGGCAGCGCGTCTGGCTGGAGGACCGTACGGAACCGCTGCTCGCCGACCTGGTGGTCCTGACCCTCGGCCATCTCGACGCGGAACCGGAGCCCGAGCACGTGGAGCTGGCGGGGTTCGCCCGGCGGCACGGGCTGACCCACGTGCCGCCCGACTTCACCGCCGACAGCGACCTGTCGGCCCTGCCCGCCGGTGAGCCCGTGATCGTGCGCGGCTTCGGCCTCGCCTTCGTGGACCTCATGGTGCTGCTCACCGAGGGCCGGGGAGGGCGCTACTCGGTGGCACCCGGCACCCCGGGGGAGGGCGTCGGCGAGGAGCTGGTCTACCACCCCTCGGGGCGGGAGCCGGTGCTGTACGTGGGGTCGCGGCGCGGTGTCCCGTACCACTCCAAGATCGGATACGGCCTGACCGGCGACCGACCGCCGCTGCCGCGCTTCCTCGGTCCCGAGCAGATCGACGAACTGCTCCGCGGGCCCCGGCCGCTGGACTTCCGGCGCGACGTCCGGCCCCTGGTCGACAAGGAGCTGGGCTTCGCCCACTACCACCGCCTCTTCACCGCCCATCCCGAGCGCACCCGCATGGCCTGGACGGACTTCGAGGAGAAGTACGCCGCCGCCGGGCCCGGCAGCCCGGAGCTGGACGCGCTCACCGCCGCCGCCGTGCCCGACCCCGCCGACCGGCTCGACCTCGGCCTTCTCGACCGTCCGCTGACCGGCGTGAGCTTCGCGTCGCCCGAGGCGCTCCAGGACGGGCTGCGCGCCTACATCACCGCCGACCTCACCCGTCGGCACGACCCGGCCCACAGCGCCGACCTCGCCGTCTTCCTCGGACTGCTCTCCGTCTACGGGCAGTTGACCCGGCTCGGCGACCTCGGGGACATGGGCGGGCAGTGGCACGGCTTCTTCAGCTACCTCGCCTCGGGGCCGCCGGGACCCCGGCTGCGCCAGCTCCTCGCCCTGTCCCGGGCCGGGATCGTCCGCTTCCTCGGCGCCGACACGACGGTCGAGGCCGACGAGCGGAACGGACTCTTCCGGGCGGGGAGCCCGTCCGTACCGGGGCATGACGTCGAAGCGCGCGCCCTGGTGGAGGCCCGGCTCCCCGACCCGTCGCCGGAGCGCACCCGCAGCCCGCTGCTGCGCGCGCTGTACGAGGAGGGCGCCGCCGCCACCTCCGCCGGGCTCGTCCGGGTCGACCCCGACGACGGGCGGCTGGTCGAGAGCGACGGCCGCCCGCATCCGCGCCGCTTCGCCCTCGGCCCGTACACCACCGCCCGGTCCAGCGGCGCCTTCACCCGGCCCCGCACCGGCGGCCCCGCCTTCCGCCAGAACGACGACGTGGCACGGGCCGTACTGACCTTCCTCCGGGATCCCGCCGACCATCAGGACCCCGGGGGTGAGGTCCGTACCGACCGTCCCCGTGTCGTGTCCGACTCCTGA
- a CDS encoding helix-turn-helix transcriptional regulator gives MVDTSARLLRLLSLLQARRAWSGADLADRLGITPRTVRRDVDRLRELGYPVNASPGTGGGYQLGAGAELPPLLLDDEEAVAVAVGLRTAAGQGIEGIGETFVRALAKLEQVLPDRLRRRVSALNAFTVPLLRGAWGTPVDPAVLTELANACRDGERLRFAYQDHDGAETRRTVEPHRLVCTEHRWYLVAWDTDRADWRTFRVDRITPTPPHGPRFPPREAPAGDLAAYVSRGVSTRVYATEAVIRLPVSAEEAARSVSPSTGVLEAVDAHSCLLRTGARSMEVMAFHVLSVGLDFEVVEPPELVDHIRTLRDRLSRALPGTDAALT, from the coding sequence ATGGTGGACACCTCGGCACGGCTCCTGCGCCTGCTCTCCCTGCTCCAGGCCCGCCGCGCCTGGTCCGGCGCCGACCTCGCGGACCGGCTCGGCATCACGCCGCGCACGGTACGGCGCGACGTCGACCGGCTGCGGGAACTGGGCTACCCGGTGAACGCCAGCCCGGGCACGGGCGGCGGCTACCAGCTGGGCGCGGGCGCCGAGCTGCCGCCGCTGCTCCTGGACGACGAGGAGGCCGTCGCGGTCGCCGTCGGCCTGCGGACCGCCGCCGGGCAGGGCATCGAGGGCATCGGCGAGACGTTCGTACGCGCCCTGGCCAAGCTGGAACAGGTGCTGCCGGACCGGCTGCGCCGCCGCGTGAGCGCCCTCAACGCCTTCACCGTTCCCCTGCTGCGCGGCGCCTGGGGCACGCCGGTCGACCCGGCCGTGCTCACCGAGCTGGCCAACGCCTGCCGGGACGGCGAGCGGCTGCGCTTCGCCTATCAGGACCACGACGGCGCCGAGACCCGCCGCACGGTGGAACCGCACCGGCTGGTGTGCACCGAGCACCGCTGGTACCTGGTGGCCTGGGACACCGACCGGGCGGACTGGCGCACGTTCCGGGTGGACCGGATCACTCCCACGCCACCGCACGGCCCCCGCTTCCCTCCGCGTGAGGCGCCCGCCGGGGATCTCGCCGCCTATGTCTCGCGCGGCGTCTCGACCCGGGTCTACGCGACCGAGGCGGTGATCAGGCTCCCCGTCTCCGCCGAGGAGGCGGCGCGGTCCGTCTCGCCGTCCACGGGCGTCCTGGAGGCCGTCGACGCGCACAGCTGCCTGCTGCGCACCGGCGCGCGGAGCATGGAGGTCATGGCCTTCCACGTGCTGTCCGTGGGCCTGGACTTCGAGGTGGTGGAGCCGCCGGAGCTGGTCGACCACATCAGGACCCTGCGGGACCGGCTGTCGCGGGCCCTGCCCGGCACTGACGCGGCACTTACTTGA
- a CDS encoding acyl-CoA dehydrogenase family protein has protein sequence MPVPSFDPGDPLGLDDLLDPEDLAIRDTVRAWAADRVLPHIAEWYEKGELPVLRELARELGGLGALGMSLTGYGCAGATAVQYGLACLELEAADSGIRSLVSVQGSLAMYAIHRYGSEEQKLRWLPGMAAGELIGCFGLTEPDHGSDPAGMRTHARRDGSDWVLDGRKMWITNGSVADVAVVWAQTTDQPDGVRGFLVPAGTPGFSAPEITHKWSLRASVTSELVLDGVRLPADAVLPEVSGLRGPLSCLNHARYGIVWGAMGAARAGFESALEYARTREQFGRPIGGFQLTQAKLADMALELHKGILLAHHLGRRMDAGRLRPEQVSFGKLNNVREAIGICRTARTILGANGISLAYPVMRHATNLESVLTYEGTVEMHQLVLGKALTGLDAFR, from the coding sequence ATGCCCGTCCCGTCCTTCGACCCCGGTGATCCGCTCGGCCTCGACGACCTCCTCGACCCGGAGGACCTGGCGATCCGGGACACCGTCCGGGCCTGGGCGGCCGACCGGGTCCTGCCGCACATCGCCGAGTGGTACGAGAAGGGCGAACTGCCCGTCCTGCGCGAACTGGCCAGGGAACTCGGCGGGCTGGGCGCGCTCGGCATGTCCCTGACCGGATACGGCTGCGCGGGCGCCACCGCCGTCCAGTACGGGCTCGCCTGCCTGGAGCTGGAGGCCGCCGACTCCGGTATCCGCTCCCTCGTCTCGGTCCAGGGCTCCCTCGCGATGTACGCGATCCACCGCTACGGCTCCGAGGAGCAGAAGCTCCGGTGGCTCCCCGGCATGGCGGCCGGCGAGCTGATCGGCTGCTTCGGCCTGACCGAACCCGACCACGGCTCCGACCCGGCCGGGATGCGCACCCACGCCCGCCGCGACGGCTCCGACTGGGTCCTCGACGGCCGCAAGATGTGGATCACCAACGGCTCGGTGGCCGACGTCGCCGTCGTCTGGGCGCAGACCACCGACCAGCCGGACGGGGTGCGGGGTTTCCTCGTACCGGCCGGCACCCCCGGTTTCTCCGCCCCGGAAATCACCCATAAGTGGTCGCTGCGTGCCTCGGTCACCAGCGAACTTGTCCTCGACGGGGTGAGGCTGCCGGCCGACGCCGTCCTTCCGGAGGTCTCGGGGCTGCGCGGACCGCTCAGCTGTCTCAACCACGCGCGGTACGGAATCGTCTGGGGCGCGATGGGGGCGGCGCGGGCCGGTTTCGAGTCGGCGCTGGAGTACGCGCGGACGCGGGAGCAGTTCGGCCGGCCGATCGGCGGGTTCCAGCTCACCCAGGCCAAGCTCGCCGACATGGCCCTCGAACTCCACAAGGGCATCCTGCTCGCCCACCATCTGGGGCGGCGGATGGACGCCGGCCGGCTCCGCCCGGAACAGGTCAGCTTCGGGAAGCTGAACAACGTCCGGGAGGCCATCGGGATCTGCCGTACCGCGCGCACGATCCTCGGCGCCAACGGAATCTCGCTCGCCTATCCGGTCATGCGGCACGCGACGAACCTGGAGTCGGTTCTCACGTACGAGGGAACGGTCGAGATGCACCAGTTGGTCCTGGGCAAGGCGCTCACCGGTCTCGACGCCTTCCGGTGA
- a CDS encoding cell division protein SepF gives MGSVRKASAWLGLVEDNDERYYDDEYAEGAESDDTWKTDPRARVASEAVHEDRRIATVSPDGFRDARHIGELFRAGTPVIMNLTAMEPSDAKRVVDFAAGLAFGLRGSIERVATRVFLLTPADTEIVSGDPAGRAQDGFFNQS, from the coding sequence ATGGGATCGGTGCGCAAGGCGAGTGCTTGGCTGGGCCTCGTCGAGGACAACGACGAGCGTTACTACGACGACGAGTACGCCGAGGGTGCGGAGAGCGACGACACCTGGAAGACCGACCCCCGGGCGCGGGTCGCCTCCGAGGCCGTCCATGAGGACCGCAGGATCGCCACGGTGTCCCCGGACGGCTTCCGGGACGCCCGGCACATCGGCGAGCTCTTCCGGGCCGGCACCCCGGTCATCATGAACCTCACCGCCATGGAGCCCTCCGACGCCAAGCGGGTCGTGGACTTCGCCGCCGGGCTGGCCTTCGGGCTGCGCGGCTCGATCGAGCGCGTGGCCACCCGGGTCTTCCTGCTGACCCCCGCCGACACCGAGATCGTCAGCGGCGACCCCGCGGGCCGCGCGCAGGACGGCTTCTTCAACCAGAGCTGA
- a CDS encoding epoxide hydrolase family protein has product MNENSTNQGIHPFRVDIAEERLDDLRARLTGTRWPDELPGAGWAYGAALPYVRDLAEYWRTGYDWRAQEARLNGFPQFTTEIDGQNVHFLHVRSPEPDALPLVLTHGWPGSVVEFLDVIGPLSDPRAHGGDPADAFHVVVPSLPGFGFSGPTGDKGWSYVRTAAAWAELMRRLGYERYGAQGGDIGAIVSPELGRAAPDAVVGVHVNAASVGFIPSGDLSDDEVARLTDRERRSLAAIQAFTTDGWGYNALQSTRPQTLAYGLHDSPAGQLAWIMEKFKEWTHSSAALPEDAIDRDTLLTNATLYWLTGTAGSSARMYWENAHGGLWGPRKNSGVPTGVANFGEDIAIRAYAEPGHTLTHWSEFERGGHFAALEVPDLLVADVRAFFSTVRG; this is encoded by the coding sequence ATGAACGAGAACAGCACGAACCAGGGCATCCACCCCTTCCGTGTCGACATCGCCGAGGAGCGGCTCGACGACCTGCGGGCCCGGCTGACCGGGACCCGCTGGCCCGACGAACTGCCCGGCGCGGGCTGGGCGTACGGGGCGGCTCTCCCGTACGTCCGGGATCTGGCGGAGTACTGGCGCACCGGCTACGACTGGCGGGCGCAGGAGGCGAGGCTGAACGGGTTCCCGCAGTTCACCACGGAGATCGACGGGCAGAACGTCCACTTCCTGCACGTCCGCTCCCCCGAGCCGGACGCCCTGCCGCTGGTCCTGACGCACGGCTGGCCCGGCTCGGTCGTGGAGTTCCTCGACGTGATCGGACCGCTGAGCGACCCCCGCGCGCACGGCGGTGACCCGGCCGACGCGTTCCACGTGGTGGTCCCCTCCCTGCCCGGCTTCGGCTTCTCCGGGCCGACCGGCGACAAGGGCTGGTCGTACGTACGGACCGCCGCGGCGTGGGCCGAGCTGATGCGGCGCCTCGGGTACGAGCGGTACGGCGCCCAGGGCGGCGACATCGGGGCGATCGTCTCGCCGGAGCTGGGCCGGGCGGCGCCGGACGCGGTGGTGGGCGTCCATGTGAACGCCGCGTCCGTGGGCTTCATCCCGTCCGGCGACCTCTCCGACGACGAGGTGGCGCGGCTCACCGACCGGGAGCGGCGGAGCCTCGCCGCGATCCAGGCCTTCACGACGGACGGCTGGGGGTACAACGCGCTCCAGTCGACCCGGCCGCAGACCCTCGCGTACGGGCTGCACGACTCACCGGCGGGTCAGCTCGCCTGGATCATGGAGAAGTTCAAGGAGTGGACGCACTCCTCGGCCGCGCTGCCCGAGGACGCGATCGACCGGGACACCCTGCTGACCAACGCGACGCTGTACTGGCTGACCGGTACGGCCGGTTCCTCGGCGCGGATGTACTGGGAGAACGCGCACGGCGGCCTGTGGGGCCCGCGGAAGAACTCCGGGGTGCCCACGGGGGTCGCGAACTTCGGCGAGGACATCGCGATCCGCGCGTACGCGGAACCGGGCCACACGCTCACCCACTGGTCGGAGTTCGAGCGCGGCGGCCACTTCGCTGCGCTGGAGGTCCCGGACCTGCTGGTGGCGGACGTCCGGGCCTTCTTCTCGACTGTGCGCGGCTAG
- a CDS encoding phosphatase PAP2 family protein: protein MRTNIFARLDREPEPPKIEIPRMSRTRKALLGGTLAFYLAIVIAVLADSWLVTLDWKVMLFRPYQQWPGLHAFLDYFVVLGQRGPTAVMIAAWLGWRSWRQHTVRPLLALGTALLLLNITVGAVKIGLGRLGPHYATQIGSAELFAGGDIFPSGHTANAVVTWGILAYLASTPRARRYLSITSSMVALGVGATTVYLGTHWLSDVLLGWAAGLLILLALPWCEPMIGRMERAILAVRDSVLDRLRARRRLAAPAPVAAGGPRPVPVRSGHPEDDDAPREPIGAGHPGRTAAGRPPSQLTQPRPHAIRSERTPITPAGSRRPPRSRPVTGG from the coding sequence GTGCGCACCAACATCTTTGCCCGCCTGGATCGGGAGCCGGAGCCGCCGAAGATAGAGATCCCGCGGATGAGTCGCACCCGCAAGGCTCTCCTCGGCGGAACGTTGGCGTTCTATCTCGCCATCGTGATCGCCGTGCTCGCCGATTCCTGGCTGGTGACCCTCGACTGGAAAGTCATGCTGTTCCGGCCGTACCAGCAGTGGCCGGGACTCCACGCCTTCCTCGACTACTTCGTGGTGCTCGGGCAGCGCGGCCCCACGGCCGTGATGATCGCGGCCTGGCTCGGGTGGCGCTCCTGGCGCCAGCACACGGTGCGGCCCCTGCTGGCCCTGGGCACCGCCCTGCTGCTGCTCAACATCACCGTCGGGGCGGTCAAGATCGGCCTCGGGCGGCTCGGCCCCCACTACGCGACCCAGATCGGCTCCGCGGAGCTCTTCGCGGGCGGCGATATATTTCCTTCGGGACACACCGCCAACGCCGTCGTGACCTGGGGAATCCTGGCCTATCTGGCCAGTACGCCCCGGGCCAGGCGGTATCTGTCGATCACGTCGTCCATGGTGGCCCTGGGGGTCGGCGCGACCACCGTCTACCTGGGTACGCACTGGCTGAGCGACGTGCTCCTGGGCTGGGCGGCGGGGCTGCTGATCCTGCTCGCCCTGCCGTGGTGCGAGCCGATGATCGGCCGGATGGAGCGCGCGATCCTCGCCGTACGGGACTCCGTCCTGGACCGGCTGCGCGCCCGCAGGCGGCTCGCGGCGCCGGCCCCGGTCGCCGCGGGCGGCCCCCGGCCGGTCCCGGTGCGGTCAGGACACCCGGAGGACGACGACGCGCCCCGCGAGCCGATCGGCGCCGGTCATCCCGGGCGGACGGCGGCGGGGCGGCCCCCGTCGCAGCTCACGCAGCCGCGCCCGCACGCGATCCGCTCGGAACGTACGCCCATCACCCCGGCCGGCAGCCGCCGTCCGCCGCGCTCCAGGCCGGTGACGGGCGGCTGA
- a CDS encoding DUF5685 family protein, protein MPTAQTNDSGGTVVFGIVRPCGHRLTDGLKAEWTAHLCGMCLALRSGHGQLSRVVTNYDGLIVSVLTEAQSGPAPGRRRTAGPCPLRGMRTAPVARGEGARLAAAVSLVLASAKVRDHVADGDGLLKRRPLAAAARRVAAGWDRAGARTGAELGFDTSVLVDAVDRQPAIEALAGPGTALPAVTEPTETATGAAFAHTAVLAGRPGNRAPLTEAGRLFGRLAHLLDAVEDQESDAASGAWNPLTATGTPRAEARRLADDAVRGIRLALREAEFTDGRLAHVLLAHELRVSVDRSFGTTACAHPGHGGAPAGHLPGTPPRAPGAPGMPDSPQGPHHEPPRPGPRGFLAGCAAFAALCCTCRMCCAESYEGPWSGKKREGCCHTCDCDGNCCDCDGGCCDCCGCCDCSC, encoded by the coding sequence ATGCCCACCGCACAGACGAACGACTCCGGGGGGACCGTCGTGTTCGGAATCGTCAGACCATGCGGGCACCGCCTCACCGACGGCCTCAAGGCCGAGTGGACGGCCCATCTCTGCGGAATGTGCCTGGCACTTCGCTCCGGCCACGGGCAGCTGTCCCGGGTCGTCACCAACTACGACGGCCTGATCGTCTCGGTCCTGACGGAGGCTCAGTCAGGACCCGCCCCCGGCCGGCGGCGCACCGCGGGCCCCTGTCCGCTGCGCGGCATGCGTACCGCGCCGGTCGCCCGGGGGGAGGGCGCGCGCCTCGCCGCCGCCGTCTCGCTCGTCCTGGCCTCGGCGAAGGTACGGGACCACGTGGCCGACGGGGACGGGCTGTTGAAGCGCCGGCCGCTCGCCGCCGCCGCGCGCCGGGTCGCCGCCGGCTGGGACCGGGCGGGCGCCCGTACCGGCGCGGAGCTGGGATTCGACACGTCCGTCCTGGTCGACGCCGTCGACCGGCAGCCGGCGATCGAGGCCCTCGCCGGTCCCGGTACCGCGCTGCCGGCCGTCACCGAGCCCACCGAGACGGCGACGGGGGCCGCCTTCGCGCACACCGCCGTGCTGGCGGGGCGGCCCGGGAACCGCGCGCCGCTGACCGAGGCGGGACGGCTCTTCGGACGGCTCGCGCATCTGCTGGACGCCGTGGAGGACCAGGAAAGTGACGCCGCGTCGGGAGCCTGGAACCCGCTGACCGCGACCGGCACGCCCCGCGCGGAGGCCCGGCGGCTCGCCGACGACGCCGTGCGGGGCATCCGTCTCGCGCTGCGGGAGGCGGAGTTCACCGACGGCCGGCTCGCGCACGTGCTGCTCGCCCACGAACTGCGGGTGTCGGTGGACCGGTCCTTCGGTACGACGGCGTGCGCGCACCCGGGGCACGGCGGCGCGCCGGCGGGGCACCTGCCCGGAACACCGCCGCGGGCGCCGGGGGCGCCGGGCATGCCGGACTCGCCCCAGGGGCCCCACCACGAGCCGCCCCGGCCGGGACCGCGCGGGTTCCTGGCCGGCTGCGCGGCCTTCGCCGCCCTGTGCTGCACGTGTCGGATGTGCTGCGCGGAGAGCTACGAGGGCCCGTGGTCGGGCAAGAAGCGCGAGGGCTGCTGCCACACGTGCGACTGCGACGGGAACTGCTGCGACTGTGACGGCGGTTGCTGTGACTGCTGCGGCTGCTGCGATTGCAGTTGCTGA
- a CDS encoding MFS transporter codes for MTGTTTAAARSRAAVGGANRWVVLVVLCVSLLLVALDATVLHVAVPSVTEDLNPSGVQLLWIVDAYPLVCAALLILFGTLGDRIGRRRVLLLGYGLFAAASAVAAFAGSPTVLIGARALLGVGGAMIMPATLSILRAVFPDRRERAVAIGVWTAVAAVGAAVGPVLGGFLVEHFWWGSVFLINLPLLAVILPLGRVVLPESKGGSDGPWDVLGALMAAAGVLGLVFGVKRLGAGESPLGPTTLVPLCVGAALLVLFVRRQRRRANPLIDMRMFARPTFSVSIGCIVLAMLALVGLELIAVQYLQLVLGLSPLETGLRLLPLTFAAMAAGATGSLTLRRVGPRRMVSWGFALTAAAVLLLVMMGQHDRPGLLTAAFVLLGFGVQSTLFGAYESMLSEAPAEQAGGAAAIGETSYQLGAGMGIALLGSVMNASYAPALSSVKGVRKSDSTAASQSLGEAYQVANRLGGPAGDSLRSAARHAYVHGLHVTLLVSAALLLLGALAALRLPRIMECPAPGSPEAVAAGAPEPVGSSTAPAAPATPEAAVREPAGAIPGQRAQERHVPDLRKAAPPEKEKEKQPASSHRRPALVPRGPSG; via the coding sequence ATGACCGGGACCACCACGGCCGCAGCACGGTCGCGCGCCGCCGTCGGCGGTGCCAACCGCTGGGTCGTCCTGGTCGTCCTCTGTGTCAGCCTGCTGCTGGTCGCGCTGGACGCGACCGTGCTGCACGTGGCCGTCCCCTCCGTCACCGAGGACCTGAACCCCAGCGGCGTCCAGCTGCTCTGGATCGTGGACGCCTATCCGCTGGTCTGCGCCGCCCTGCTGATCCTCTTCGGCACCCTCGGCGACCGCATCGGGCGCCGGCGGGTGCTGCTGCTCGGGTACGGGCTCTTCGCGGCCGCCTCCGCCGTCGCCGCCTTCGCGGGCTCGCCCACGGTGCTGATCGGGGCACGCGCCCTGCTCGGCGTCGGCGGCGCGATGATCATGCCGGCGACCTTGTCCATCCTCCGCGCGGTCTTCCCCGACCGGCGGGAGCGGGCGGTGGCCATCGGCGTGTGGACGGCGGTCGCCGCGGTCGGCGCCGCCGTGGGGCCCGTCCTCGGCGGCTTCCTCGTCGAGCACTTCTGGTGGGGCTCGGTCTTCCTGATCAACCTTCCGCTGCTCGCGGTCATCCTGCCGCTCGGCCGCGTGGTGCTCCCCGAGTCCAAGGGCGGTTCCGACGGCCCCTGGGACGTGCTCGGCGCGCTCATGGCGGCGGCGGGAGTCCTCGGCCTGGTCTTCGGCGTGAAGCGCCTCGGCGCCGGAGAGAGCCCGCTCGGCCCCACCACCCTCGTCCCGCTCTGCGTCGGCGCCGCTCTGCTGGTCCTCTTCGTACGGAGGCAGCGCCGCCGGGCCAACCCGCTGATCGACATGCGGATGTTCGCCAGGCCCACGTTCTCCGTCTCCATCGGCTGCATCGTCCTCGCGATGCTGGCGCTGGTCGGCCTGGAGCTGATCGCCGTCCAGTACCTCCAGCTGGTGCTGGGGCTCAGCCCGCTGGAGACCGGGCTGCGGCTGCTGCCGCTGACCTTCGCCGCGATGGCCGCCGGCGCCACGGGATCGCTCACCCTGCGCCGGGTGGGGCCACGCCGGATGGTGTCCTGGGGCTTCGCCCTCACCGCCGCCGCCGTGCTGCTGCTCGTGATGATGGGCCAGCACGACCGGCCGGGGCTGCTGACCGCCGCGTTCGTCCTGCTCGGCTTCGGGGTGCAGTCCACGCTCTTCGGCGCGTACGAGTCGATGCTCAGCGAGGCCCCCGCCGAACAGGCGGGCGGGGCCGCCGCCATCGGCGAGACGTCGTACCAGCTCGGCGCGGGCATGGGGATCGCCCTCCTCGGCAGTGTGATGAACGCGTCCTACGCGCCCGCCCTGTCGTCCGTGAAGGGCGTCCGGAAGTCCGACTCCACGGCCGCCTCCCAGTCCCTCGGGGAGGCCTACCAGGTCGCGAACCGGCTGGGCGGACCCGCCGGGGACTCCCTGCGGAGCGCCGCCCGCCACGCGTACGTCCACGGACTGCACGTCACCCTGCTGGTCAGCGCGGCCCTGCTGCTGCTCGGCGCGCTGGCCGCGCTGCGGCTGCCCCGGATCATGGAATGCCCGGCGCCCGGCAGCCCTGAGGCCGTCGCGGCGGGTGCGCCGGAGCCGGTGGGGTCCTCAACGGCCCCGGCCGCGCCGGCGACTCCGGAGGCGGCGGTACGCGAGCCGGCGGGCGCGATACCGGGACAGCGGGCGCAGGAGCGTCACGTACCGGACCTCCGCAAGGCCGCGCCACCGGAGAAGGAGAAGGAGAAGCAGCCGGCCTCCTCACACCGGCGGCCCGCCCTGGTGCCCCGCGGCCCGTCCGGCTGA
- a CDS encoding I78 family peptidase inhibitor, which translates to MAPTPTPQDPPSDDLGSYVGLDADDAGNRARQRGWTTVRALPPGAIITMEYVVGRLNFEVEHNRVVRCWRG; encoded by the coding sequence ATGGCACCCACACCGACCCCCCAGGACCCGCCCTCCGACGACCTCGGTTCGTACGTGGGCCTCGACGCCGACGACGCCGGGAACCGGGCCCGGCAGCGGGGCTGGACGACGGTCCGGGCCCTGCCGCCGGGCGCGATCATCACCATGGAGTACGTGGTGGGGCGCCTCAATTTCGAGGTCGAGCACAACCGGGTGGTGCGCTGCTGGCGCGGCTGA